A part of Sebastes fasciatus isolate fSebFas1 chromosome 10, fSebFas1.pri, whole genome shotgun sequence genomic DNA contains:
- the synpo gene encoding uncharacterized protein synpo isoform X2 — MEEPSKDFHKVDAMEDSVIQERHFLPVKEEQEEEEEARDKIHEDKVRDEIPPGGNNADPGLMGHAEGEAEINWGHTGPVPPGKLHNGCHGTFVPTSKQTNTNTNRTARPFFSPLTVQSPETASPIMENPPPPSYAPPPLPAFTAPQPLAFSPPPPPPSYPTPPLPAFTNQPPQTYYTSPPPMSPILAPSSNPPSHFPVSSVSQYPPMPHYGPPTAPKPSTFVPQPAGERKPITPIKTGILEEGAARRGNRKSMFTFKEKTVVAPNPELLSLVQGADERKKHGHRSVPEPTSEEELLALGAEASNFLAKEEDRAEEAIAPEWASCLKTSRTRPREDHRPEQTLTNVSGKGAELFAKRQSRMEKFVVEKQNAGQMRSPSPTMSLPPSWVFPSNMPGRVKAIAKNSDMSAQLSQNLKAQQAVKQKPRQRAPAPEPVPEPPPLENGCTKIEMDLSRHRPYQLSSSLFILNPVKDPMSTLPRGAPQPRNQIPTQSFTRQASLPINPSPHFSTQCMSPQMPLSPTRGAAEHPQNPAYGQPRISSAMAAFSPERVASPRSGVQAPRPTFSAKKAGIAPQTPKDSSPVETPSETSTPTRTTPSLTRRFSSPEGPATTGTWTPSLQTNRPSTAIFSRSVTSPVSSPRGTRCQSPMASQNIQFSTPTSTTTSRPSHTSTATSPCSPPWGSRCQSPIVSQNTQSPSISSTPGLRSSQTSTSPRSPPWGSRCQSPMVSQNTQSSTISFVPTPRPTQTSTVTSPVSPWGSRCQSPMVSQNTSSISFVPTSRPSRTSTVTSPVSPPWGSRCQSPMVSQNTQSSTISFVPSSRPTQTSTVTSPVSPPWGSRSQSPALSQTSLSFQATKPLYTSSATSPVTPPKDSRCMSPIANNPDSKANHRLLAKNIINAAKRKNSPSPGALSGHSLPISPLGNSHHGYDCHKPPISPFQSRAFGAQSPIFTSPPPTPTQTICSPSRLYNTRSLTDSDASVESEDSGLRSPGPHSYNTCPRGWGGSLRVKRSTVSTDL; from the exons ATGGAGGAACCAAGTAAGGATTTCCACAAGGTAGACGCCATGGAGGACAGTGTTATCCAAGAGAGACATTTCCTCCCTGTCaaggaagagcaggaggaagaggaagaggcaaGAGATAAAATCCACGAGGACAAAGTCAGGGATGAGATTCCCCCTGGAGGTAATAATGCTGATCCAGGTCTGATGGGACATGCTGAAGGGGAGGCAGAGATAAATTGGGGCCACACAGGGCCAGTTCCCCCTGGAAAGCTTCATAATGGCTGCCACGGTACCTTTGTGCCCACATCCAAACAGACGAACACCAACACCAATCGGACTGCCAGGCCCTTTTTCTCACCGCTGACAGTGCAGTCTCCAGAGACAGCCAGCCCCATTATGGAAaatccccctcctccttcttACGCCCCTCCGCCTCTCCCTGCTTTCACTGCTCCTCAACCTTTGGCGTTCTCACCTCCACCTCCGCCTCCGTCATATCCCACGCCTCCTCTACCGGCCTTTACAAACCAACCTCCGCAGACCTACTACACCAGTCCGCCCCCAATGTCTCCTATCCTGGCCCCTTCCTCCAATCCACCATCCCACTTCCCTGTGTCTTCTGTATCCCAGTACCCACCCATGCCCCATTACGGCCCTCCCACGGCCCCAAAGCCCTCCACCTTTGTGCCTCAGCCTGCCGGAGAGAGGAAGCCGATAACACCAATCAAAACAGGAATACTTGAGGAGGGTGCAGCTAGAAGGGGAAATAGGAAGTCAATGTTCACGTTTAAAGAGAAGACGGTGGTGGCTCCGAACCCTGAGCTGCTCTCTCTGGTGCAGGGGGCGGATGAAAGGAAGAAACACGGACATAGATCTGTGCCTGAGCCGACATCCGAGGAAGAGCTGCTGGCGTTGGGTGCAGAGGCCTCCAACTTCCTCGCCAAGGAAGAGGATAGGGCCGAGGAGGCAATAGCTCCAGAGTGGGCTTCCTGCCTCAAGACCTCCAGGACCCGTCCGAGGGAAGATCACAGGCCAGAGCAGACCCTCACCAATGTGTCAGGAAAGGGGGCCGAGCTGTTTGCCAAGCGCCAGTCCAGGATGGAGAAATTTGTCGTTGAGAAGCAAAATGCAGGACAAATGAGGTCTCCTTCTCCCACGATGTCTCTGCCACCATCTTGGGTATTTCCATCAAACATGCCCGGCAGGGTCAAGGCCATTGCTAAAAACTCTGACATGAGTGCTCAGCTTTCACAAAACCTAAAGGCCCAACAAGCAGTCAAACAAAAGCCGAGGCAAAGAGCTCCAGCACCAGAGCCAGTTCCAGAGCCACCTCCTTTGGAAAACGGTTGCACCAAGATAGAGATGGACTTGTCAAGGCATCGGCCCTACCAGCTCTCATCTTCCCTATTCATCCTTAACCCAGTCAAGGACCCCATGAGTACCCTACCCAGAGGAGCACCGCAGCCCAGGAACCAGATACCTACCCAGTCTTTCACTAGACAGGCTTCCTTACCTATCAACCCTTCTCCTCACTTCAGTACCCAGTGTATGTCTCCACAGATGCCTCTCAGCCCCacaagaggagcagcagaacaTCCACAGAATCCAGCCTACGGGCAGCCCAGGATCAGCTCTGCTATGGCGGCCTTTTCTCCAGAGCGCGTGGCCTCTCCTCGGTCAGGGGTCCAGGCACCAAGGCCCACGTTTTCTGCCAAGAAGGCAGGGATTGCACCACAG ACACCAAAGGATTCCTCCCCAGTTGAAACCCCCAGTGAGACTTCCACGCCAACCAGGACAACGCCCAGCCTCACCAGACGTTTCAGCAGCCCAGAGGGCCCCGCCACCACTGGGACCTGGACTCCCAGCCTCCAAACTAATCGGCCCTCCACCGCCATCTTTAGCCGCTCAGTTACTTCCCCTGTATCTTCTCCCAGGGGTACAAGATGCCAATCCCCTATGGCCAGTCAGAATATCCAATTTTCCACGCCAACCTCCACTACAACATCCAGACCCTCTCACACATCTACAGCCACCTCTCCATGCTCTCCTCCTTGGGGTTCAAGATGTCAGTCCCCGATAGTGAGCCAGAATACCCAGTCCCCCAGCATCTCCTCCACTCCTGGTTTAAGATCATCCCAAACATCTACTTCCCCACGCTCTCCTCCTTGGGGATCAAGATGCCAGTCCCCTATGGTGAGCCAAAACACCCAGTCTTCCACCATCTCCTTTGTCCCTACTCCCAGACCAACCCAAACATCTACGGTCACATCTCCTGTCTCTCCTTGGGGTTCAAGATGCCAGTCCCCTATGGTGAGCCAAAATACTTCCAGCATTTCCTTTGTCCCTACTTCCAGACCCTCCCGAACATCTACGGTCACATCTCCCGTCTCTCCTCCTTGGGGTTCAAGATGCCAGTCCCCTATGGTGAGCCAAAACACCCAGTCTTCCACCATCTCTTTTGTCCCTTCTTCTAGACCAACCCAAACATCAACGGTCACATCTCCTGTTTCTCCTCCCTGGGGCTCACGTTCCCAGTCTCCTGCACTCTCTCAAACCAGTTTATCCTTCCAGGCCACTAAACCTCTGTACACATCCTCTGCCACCTCTCCTGTTACCCCACCCAAAGACAGTCGCTGCATGTCCCCCATCGCTAACAACCCAGACTCTAAAGCCAACCATCGCCTTTTGGCCAAGAACATCATCAATGCAGCCAAACGTAAAAACAGCCCCTCCCCCGGAGCACTGAGCGGTCACAGCCTCCCCATTTCACCTCTGGGAAATTCCCACCACGGCTACGACTGCCACAAACCACCCATCAGCCCTTTCCAGTCGCGGGCATTTGGGGCTCAGTCCCCTATCTTCACCAGCCCTCCTCCAACTCCAACGCAGACGATCTGCTCCCCCTCGAGGCTCTACAACACCCGCTCCCTCACCGACTCTGATGCCTCTGTTGAGTCTGAAGACTCGGGCCTCCGATCGCCGGGCCCGCACTCATACAACACCTGTCCCCGCGGCTGGGGCGGTAGCCTGAGGGTGAAGAGAAGCACCGTCTCCACCGACCTGTGA
- the synpo gene encoding synaptopodin 2-like protein isoform X1, with protein sequence MEMEQGHTSVRRGVSWSPGGLRKPLQATQNTHTPGTECNASWETAGFNKEQMSWKTNLTRSASLSEKELKEARVRSQIIAAQLTVPSNSSSRGVQLFNRRKQRVSAFTLESGGEGSGGDRAENVKTDPSSNKLTWAERSTEEKDRDLNFKNRATKPSPGRALSVGDIMEEPSKDFHKVDAMEDSVIQERHFLPVKEEQEEEEEARDKIHEDKVRDEIPPGGNNADPGLMGHAEGEAEINWGHTGPVPPGKLHNGCHGTFVPTSKQTNTNTNRTARPFFSPLTVQSPETASPIMENPPPPSYAPPPLPAFTAPQPLAFSPPPPPPSYPTPPLPAFTNQPPQTYYTSPPPMSPILAPSSNPPSHFPVSSVSQYPPMPHYGPPTAPKPSTFVPQPAGERKPITPIKTGILEEGAARRGNRKSMFTFKEKTVVAPNPELLSLVQGADERKKHGHRSVPEPTSEEELLALGAEASNFLAKEEDRAEEAIAPEWASCLKTSRTRPREDHRPEQTLTNVSGKGAELFAKRQSRMEKFVVEKQNAGQMRSPSPTMSLPPSWVFPSNMPGRVKAIAKNSDMSAQLSQNLKAQQAVKQKPRQRAPAPEPVPEPPPLENGCTKIEMDLSRHRPYQLSSSLFILNPVKDPMSTLPRGAPQPRNQIPTQSFTRQASLPINPSPHFSTQCMSPQMPLSPTRGAAEHPQNPAYGQPRISSAMAAFSPERVASPRSGVQAPRPTFSAKKAGIAPQTPKDSSPVETPSETSTPTRTTPSLTRRFSSPEGPATTGTWTPSLQTNRPSTAIFSRSVTSPVSSPRGTRCQSPMASQNIQFSTPTSTTTSRPSHTSTATSPCSPPWGSRCQSPIVSQNTQSPSISSTPGLRSSQTSTSPRSPPWGSRCQSPMVSQNTQSSTISFVPTPRPTQTSTVTSPVSPWGSRCQSPMVSQNTSSISFVPTSRPSRTSTVTSPVSPPWGSRCQSPMVSQNTQSSTISFVPSSRPTQTSTVTSPVSPPWGSRSQSPALSQTSLSFQATKPLYTSSATSPVTPPKDSRCMSPIANNPDSKANHRLLAKNIINAAKRKNSPSPGALSGHSLPISPLGNSHHGYDCHKPPISPFQSRAFGAQSPIFTSPPPTPTQTICSPSRLYNTRSLTDSDASVESEDSGLRSPGPHSYNTCPRGWGGSLRVKRSTVSTDL encoded by the exons ATGGAGATGGAGCAGGGACACACGTCTGTCAGAAGAGGAGTGAGCTGGAGTCCAGGAGGACTGAGAAAACCTCTGCAGGCAACGCAAAACACGCACACTCCTGGGACAGAGTGCAATGCATCATGGGAGACAGCGGGATTCAACAAAGAACAGATGAGCTGGAAAACAA ACCTGACCAGGAGCGCCAGTCTATCAGAGAAAGAGCTAAAGGAGGCTCGCGTCAGGAGTCAGATCATCGCCGCTCAGCTCACCGTCCCTTCCAACTCCAGCTCCAGAGGCGTGCAGCTCTTCAACCGGCGCAAGCAGAGGGTCAGCGCCTTCACGCTCGAAAGCGGCGGAGAGGGGTCAGGAGGGGACAGGGCTGAGAATGTGAAAACAGACCCTTCATCTAACAAACTAACATGGGCAGAGAGGAGCACTGAGGAGAAGGATAGAGACCTGAACTTCAAGAATAGGGCTACCAAGCCGTCACCTGGGAGGGCACTTTCAGTAGGTGATATCATGGAGGAACCAAGTAAGGATTTCCACAAGGTAGACGCCATGGAGGACAGTGTTATCCAAGAGAGACATTTCCTCCCTGTCaaggaagagcaggaggaagaggaagaggcaaGAGATAAAATCCACGAGGACAAAGTCAGGGATGAGATTCCCCCTGGAGGTAATAATGCTGATCCAGGTCTGATGGGACATGCTGAAGGGGAGGCAGAGATAAATTGGGGCCACACAGGGCCAGTTCCCCCTGGAAAGCTTCATAATGGCTGCCACGGTACCTTTGTGCCCACATCCAAACAGACGAACACCAACACCAATCGGACTGCCAGGCCCTTTTTCTCACCGCTGACAGTGCAGTCTCCAGAGACAGCCAGCCCCATTATGGAAaatccccctcctccttcttACGCCCCTCCGCCTCTCCCTGCTTTCACTGCTCCTCAACCTTTGGCGTTCTCACCTCCACCTCCGCCTCCGTCATATCCCACGCCTCCTCTACCGGCCTTTACAAACCAACCTCCGCAGACCTACTACACCAGTCCGCCCCCAATGTCTCCTATCCTGGCCCCTTCCTCCAATCCACCATCCCACTTCCCTGTGTCTTCTGTATCCCAGTACCCACCCATGCCCCATTACGGCCCTCCCACGGCCCCAAAGCCCTCCACCTTTGTGCCTCAGCCTGCCGGAGAGAGGAAGCCGATAACACCAATCAAAACAGGAATACTTGAGGAGGGTGCAGCTAGAAGGGGAAATAGGAAGTCAATGTTCACGTTTAAAGAGAAGACGGTGGTGGCTCCGAACCCTGAGCTGCTCTCTCTGGTGCAGGGGGCGGATGAAAGGAAGAAACACGGACATAGATCTGTGCCTGAGCCGACATCCGAGGAAGAGCTGCTGGCGTTGGGTGCAGAGGCCTCCAACTTCCTCGCCAAGGAAGAGGATAGGGCCGAGGAGGCAATAGCTCCAGAGTGGGCTTCCTGCCTCAAGACCTCCAGGACCCGTCCGAGGGAAGATCACAGGCCAGAGCAGACCCTCACCAATGTGTCAGGAAAGGGGGCCGAGCTGTTTGCCAAGCGCCAGTCCAGGATGGAGAAATTTGTCGTTGAGAAGCAAAATGCAGGACAAATGAGGTCTCCTTCTCCCACGATGTCTCTGCCACCATCTTGGGTATTTCCATCAAACATGCCCGGCAGGGTCAAGGCCATTGCTAAAAACTCTGACATGAGTGCTCAGCTTTCACAAAACCTAAAGGCCCAACAAGCAGTCAAACAAAAGCCGAGGCAAAGAGCTCCAGCACCAGAGCCAGTTCCAGAGCCACCTCCTTTGGAAAACGGTTGCACCAAGATAGAGATGGACTTGTCAAGGCATCGGCCCTACCAGCTCTCATCTTCCCTATTCATCCTTAACCCAGTCAAGGACCCCATGAGTACCCTACCCAGAGGAGCACCGCAGCCCAGGAACCAGATACCTACCCAGTCTTTCACTAGACAGGCTTCCTTACCTATCAACCCTTCTCCTCACTTCAGTACCCAGTGTATGTCTCCACAGATGCCTCTCAGCCCCacaagaggagcagcagaacaTCCACAGAATCCAGCCTACGGGCAGCCCAGGATCAGCTCTGCTATGGCGGCCTTTTCTCCAGAGCGCGTGGCCTCTCCTCGGTCAGGGGTCCAGGCACCAAGGCCCACGTTTTCTGCCAAGAAGGCAGGGATTGCACCACAG ACACCAAAGGATTCCTCCCCAGTTGAAACCCCCAGTGAGACTTCCACGCCAACCAGGACAACGCCCAGCCTCACCAGACGTTTCAGCAGCCCAGAGGGCCCCGCCACCACTGGGACCTGGACTCCCAGCCTCCAAACTAATCGGCCCTCCACCGCCATCTTTAGCCGCTCAGTTACTTCCCCTGTATCTTCTCCCAGGGGTACAAGATGCCAATCCCCTATGGCCAGTCAGAATATCCAATTTTCCACGCCAACCTCCACTACAACATCCAGACCCTCTCACACATCTACAGCCACCTCTCCATGCTCTCCTCCTTGGGGTTCAAGATGTCAGTCCCCGATAGTGAGCCAGAATACCCAGTCCCCCAGCATCTCCTCCACTCCTGGTTTAAGATCATCCCAAACATCTACTTCCCCACGCTCTCCTCCTTGGGGATCAAGATGCCAGTCCCCTATGGTGAGCCAAAACACCCAGTCTTCCACCATCTCCTTTGTCCCTACTCCCAGACCAACCCAAACATCTACGGTCACATCTCCTGTCTCTCCTTGGGGTTCAAGATGCCAGTCCCCTATGGTGAGCCAAAATACTTCCAGCATTTCCTTTGTCCCTACTTCCAGACCCTCCCGAACATCTACGGTCACATCTCCCGTCTCTCCTCCTTGGGGTTCAAGATGCCAGTCCCCTATGGTGAGCCAAAACACCCAGTCTTCCACCATCTCTTTTGTCCCTTCTTCTAGACCAACCCAAACATCAACGGTCACATCTCCTGTTTCTCCTCCCTGGGGCTCACGTTCCCAGTCTCCTGCACTCTCTCAAACCAGTTTATCCTTCCAGGCCACTAAACCTCTGTACACATCCTCTGCCACCTCTCCTGTTACCCCACCCAAAGACAGTCGCTGCATGTCCCCCATCGCTAACAACCCAGACTCTAAAGCCAACCATCGCCTTTTGGCCAAGAACATCATCAATGCAGCCAAACGTAAAAACAGCCCCTCCCCCGGAGCACTGAGCGGTCACAGCCTCCCCATTTCACCTCTGGGAAATTCCCACCACGGCTACGACTGCCACAAACCACCCATCAGCCCTTTCCAGTCGCGGGCATTTGGGGCTCAGTCCCCTATCTTCACCAGCCCTCCTCCAACTCCAACGCAGACGATCTGCTCCCCCTCGAGGCTCTACAACACCCGCTCCCTCACCGACTCTGATGCCTCTGTTGAGTCTGAAGACTCGGGCCTCCGATCGCCGGGCCCGCACTCATACAACACCTGTCCCCGCGGCTGGGGCGGTAGCCTGAGGGTGAAGAGAAGCACCGTCTCCACCGACCTGTGA